The Granulicella sp. 5B5 nucleotide sequence TGCTTCGCTCTCTTTCGAACAAAAGCTCGACCGCCTCGCCGAAGTCGCCGTCCGCGTCGGCCTCGGCATCCAGCCCGGCCAGACCCCTCCGCAGGAGCTCTTCCTCACCTCGCCCATCGACGCGCTCCCGCTCGCGCGCCTCATCACCGCCCAGGCCTACAAGGCAGGCGTCAAGCTCGTCACCACCATCTTCTCCGACGATGCCTCCACCCTCGCCCGCTACGAGCACGCCACCGACGCCAGCTTCGACTACGCGCCCACCTGGTTCTACGACGGCGTCGCCGCGGCCTTCAAATCCGGGGCCGCGCGCATGGCCATCGCCGGCGCCAACCCCGCGCTCCTCGCCGGCCAGGACCCCGACAAGGTCTCCCGCGCCAACGTCGCCGTCTCCAAGGCCTACAAGCCCGCGCTCGAGTTCATCACCCGCCACGACATCAACTGGACCATCGTCGCCGCCGCCACACCCGCCTGGGCCGAGCTCGTATTCCCCCACGACGCCCCCAACGTCGCCCTCGCCAAGCTTTGGGACGCTATCTTCTTCTGCTCCCGCATCACCGGCGACGACCCCATCGCCGACTGGAAGCACCACAACGCCCACCTCCGCAACCGCGTCAACTTCCTCAACAACAAGCGCTACCACTCCCTCCGCTTCTTCACGCCCGACGATGCCACCGACCTCACCGTAGGCCTAGCCGACAACCACCTCTGGGCCGGCGGCGGCACCACCGCAGGCAACGGCATCTACTGCAACGCCAACATCCCCACCGAAGAGTGCTTCACCACCCCGCACAAGTCCCGCGTTAACGGCCACGTCAGCGCATCCAAGCCGCTCTCGCACCAGGGCACGCTCATCGAAAACATTCGCTGCGAGTTCAAGGACGGCAAAATTACCAAGGCTACAGCCACAGCGGGCGAAGCCGCCCTCAACAAGCTCATCTCCGCCGACGAAGGCGCCCGCCAGCTCGGCGAAGTGGCACTCGTGCCCAACCCGTCGCCCATCGCGCAGTCCGGCATCCTCTTCTGGAACACCCTCTTCGACGAGAACGCCGCCAGCCACATCGCCCTCGGCCAGGCCTACTCCACCTGCCTCATCGACGGTGACAAGCTCACCAACGAGCAGCTAGCCGCCCTCGGCGCCAACGAGAGCCTCATCCACGTCGACTGGATGATCGGCGGC carries:
- a CDS encoding aminopeptidase; translation: MATASTPVFAGNHPHAFASLSFEQKLDRLAEVAVRVGLGIQPGQTPPQELFLTSPIDALPLARLITAQAYKAGVKLVTTIFSDDASTLARYEHATDASFDYAPTWFYDGVAAAFKSGAARMAIAGANPALLAGQDPDKVSRANVAVSKAYKPALEFITRHDINWTIVAAATPAWAELVFPHDAPNVALAKLWDAIFFCSRITGDDPIADWKHHNAHLRNRVNFLNNKRYHSLRFFTPDDATDLTVGLADNHLWAGGGTTAGNGIYCNANIPTEECFTTPHKSRVNGHVSASKPLSHQGTLIENIRCEFKDGKITKATATAGEAALNKLISADEGARQLGEVALVPNPSPIAQSGILFWNTLFDENAASHIALGQAYSTCLIDGDKLTNEQLAALGANESLIHVDWMIGGPTMSVDGLSADGTPEPLMRNGDWV